One genomic segment of Pyrococcus kukulkanii includes these proteins:
- a CDS encoding t26-9p produces the protein MDLNNILSQAQSLAQGHPYLILAILLLIFGAIISNRLVSYLLYFLAFLAILQEFGLIDVFVSFLKAIPGIIEKMKGVIG, from the coding sequence ATGGACCTGAATAACATTCTCTCCCAAGCCCAATCACTTGCCCAAGGCCACCCATATTTGATCTTGGCGATCCTACTCCTGATATTCGGAGCCATAATTTCAAACAGGCTAGTTTCCTATCTACTGTACTTCCTAGCCTTTCTAGCAATCTTACAAGAATTCGGGCTAATTGATGTGTTTGTTTCCTTCCTCAAGGCCATTCCAGGAATTATTGAGAAAATGAAGGGGGTGATTGGATGA